The nucleotide window GGAATTTTcgtatttgtatttttttaaaaacagaaattgtTAGATCAATCGCAAATCAATAAATAGTTCATTGGTAGGGATGATGTTTTGGatgtaattatataaatttaGGAGTCTGTATCGCAATTTAGCAGTAAGATGCAATAAAATAGTTTATCGAATGTAGcaaaaactttatttaaaaaaaatattgtcatgaTCGGCTTCGAACGCTAAGCGTCAGTCACGTATTTTTCATCGAAAATCCAGGACTATCAAGGAAAGTTAAAGTTTTATTTATCCTAAGTTAAATCATTCCTAATATAAGGTGAAAGATTTTTGAGAAATTTTACATTGACTGTTAAAAAGATGATAtgatcaattaaaaaaaataattttttcggTTATGTATGAATTTTCTCTCTTGAGCAAACTCTTTCGAGACATAGCATTAGAGGTTTTGGGCGATATTTTGTCTTCgatttcttctctttttttgcGATGTACTTAAATTAGTATTTCTCCTCTTTAAGGTAGAGTATcttacaattaaaaaaaaaatcttaaatgttATGTCAAaaaagaattgttttatttttaggtGGAAAAGCTATTTTGTGAGCCACTTTCCCCTTGAAAAGAGTTAATATATCGGAAATGAATGAATTCGAAACTTCCAACATATcttatattaaaaacaaataaagataaagtaatattatttttaaaattccattcGTGTAGTTATTCTTCATGTAACACtcgtattttattttataggcATGTCTAAAGTCTGGATGGGCGCTTCGGACATTTTGAAGGAAAACAAGTTTCTGAAACTCTCCAATGCCAGAAAGATTAAATATACCAACTGGAATAAAGGTGAACCAAACAATGTTGCCAAGAAAGAGCACTGCGTTGAATGGTGGGATAATGGAAAATGGAACGACATCAGCTGCGGGAAGAAGAATTTCTTTATTTGTGAGCATGCTGGAGGAGGACGTATTAATTAAATGCCTTGTCTGCAGAAGACAATAAATCGTTGAAGGATAcaattattgtatatttttctttGTCCGCATCATCAAtttttaaagtatatatatgtatagtctTCGAAGATATGTAGAAATACCTGTGTACGTCACACAACATTTATGGTACAAAATGCTGTCTAACGGGTTTCATACCacttgttagaccgttctttacatacacatactgattttgaatacggattatTTCCCTTACCTGATTAAGACATAGGGTCCACGGCGGGCATGTCCAGTCAACTGGGGATgtatactcctcctaggcatctaatcccacctctggcatgtCCAGGGGACCACAAATCTGTGTTTAATCTTCTCATGATTTTAGattctttatcaaaattatgagattgatcactgttcgttattttcacatgtagtTGCAGAAAAACGTATGAAGTGTGTTCATCcagtaaaatatttacaaaataaaaatcaaatacatgtcTTTATAGACAATCCTTGGTATTTAGGTCATATTTAGCTTAGCTACAGGTTATTGGTTAAAACTTCAACACGGTttaccccccccctctccccaaGACACTGGATGTCACCTCTGGATTTCCATGGAGTCTGTGTATGCCCTGTTCTCGATGTGGCATTCTTTATATGGAATTTAAAAGTCAGACCATTGTTCATTAtattagttttttaaaaactttttcatACGAATGGATGGGAAATGTCGTAATATTATTTTCAGAATCAACGAGGACAGAATGAACAAAtaaagacaacgaacagtgaacgATTTCATAACTCCTAAGAAGAATACAATACCAAGGGTTGGACAAACACCGAACCCTGGCCTGGATTCCTCGAAAGAAActtaagtcgaaacttggacttaagtctgagaatttactcaaattttgaccgTTCAAGTAacagaaaactcaaacttaagtttgagattttttcgagaaatccaaggcTGGAAACatcaggtgggatcaggtgcataagAGGAGTAAATAtactctgtcgaccggtcatacccgccgagagccctatatcttgatcaggtaaacggagcaatccgtagtgaaaattagtatgtaaaggacggcataacaattgatatgtattacttcagacagcattcgacctaatgacatgTTGGTTGTTTAAACATTTACGTTCCGTCGAGAATGTgttactcatattgagacgtcaccagctgtaagttATATACCACACATTTAGACTTGTGGCCGTAGCAATGATGGTTCTTTAACGTACCAACGATCCACCCCGGTACTAAGGGAATTCTAtgccactgagctaccgcaatCCGTGTCCAATGAGAGGTTATATTTATAAGCTAGATCACAATAACAACCacaaaatttgcgaaatgctgacttcaaacgagactgctgaaacccatgtaacatcaacgtaATTGTCAGTAACCTATCTCGGTTTGAAAACTGAACATGCTCGTGCGTATAGAATCAGTTCAGAAACAAACACCATATGTCGGTGATAATgatatattgctacataaatgtggaaaATATACGATTGAGAATCTGAAGTAATCTCGCTTGTCATAAAGTGGAGTTGTTACATTGACGTTGACATCGATCTTCAACACAATCTCTAAGTACGATGCAGATGTGgatatttcatttcatgtaGATTATTTTTACCCATTTCTCCTACTTTAAAGTTTTACGTATTTCGGGTCTTTAGCGTGTATCTCAAATTAGCAGAGAGAGTTGGGAGTTGATGTTTCGTAAATTAGTCTACTACTCTGCACTACACGAGGATGCCTGCTTATCAATTTGCCTATTCGTGACCATGTTGCTCTTCAGaaagttttccctatatattccagtataaaactttaatcccatAAGGCGATCCCACCCTCACTGGCTTTTCATTTTAGCTTCATCTCTCCAACATCcgattaaatatataaatatcagcaatatttgtttattcgTTTTAGGTTCGACACGAAACAACGTTCGGGTTCGTAATTGTTAAAAATAGGGCACCGCTAAACCGGTACACGATACGCCCGCATACATTGACCCGGGAATTTGAACAAGGATTATCCACAAAAAGATTTCGTCGGAGttgcaataacaatgtattttgcaATAAATagatctaagtccaagggctgtCACTCCTTCAAAATTAGTGGGACAGCAACATCCCCCTTATAATATGCGCATCTACATATTGTGATCCTTctttgtactaagtttcattgaaatcacCGAAGGGTTTaaggagttgcgaagacaaggtGCTTGTATAAAACAAATCTGAGTCCAAGGTCCTTAATTCCTTAAAACATAGTGGTGCAGCACTCCCCTTGTAACATGCACACCTCCACATCGTGAtttttctttgtaccaagtgtCATAAAAAtccccaaagggtttaggaggagttgcaaagacaaagtattttgaatagaaaaaacaAAGTATAAAAAGCTGCACAAGATAAGGGGGACTTATGCCAAGATTATAATTATACAAACCCCAAAACATTCACCCATTTCATCAACTAAGAGAATCAATAAATTGCTTAAGTATGCCCTTAACGCGGATGCAAAATTAGAGAAATTCTCTGGTATTCTACACATtctttataaattgaaaaaagttaatgtaTCAGAACACCCGCAAAATCTACTAGAATACATGGCAAAATAtcaagttacatgtattaagatATCCATCCATCCCTGCAAATTCCAAGAAACGGAGTACTATTTAATTATTCAGGTTTATCTGCCTCGAAACTCTTGCAGAGTAAGTACACAAATATTTggtatatgatattttatttttcaaagaaaaggAGTTTTTGAAAGCCCTACGTAAGGGTCAATGCTTTTCACACggtttgtatattacatgtcGATAACCCATACGGCCCAGACGTCCGTTTCATCTACATCTCCCGTCGAATTCGGTGCATCTGCCCTTGGAACGTCCGTTACCGGTATTTTCGTTCCTCATGTATCCCATTCCCGCGATGTCGCGGGTATTCTCAGTATTGAGAAATTCAAAGATAGACTGCAAATACTGGAGCTGATGTGGTGCTGCAATTGTATGTATAATCATAAAGTTCCatatttcctttaaaaaatgaaattgcaaTAGTTTATAACCGATTGTAAGCTAAATTATGCATACTAGTATTCAGTGTTATCTAAATCATTATCAAGGAATTGGGACATGATACTTGTGATGTCGGCCGTATTTCTGCTAGTCACGTGCTCCTCCACTTGTTCGAAGTGCAGCATGGCCGACTTGATGTAGTCCTTGTACTTTTGTAGGATTGCAGAAATGGTGGGGATGGCGTTTGTAGTCATGTATACGGGTAGGACTTTCTTTAGCCAAGCCTCTGTCTCAGCGAAGGGTTTGATTTCGGATAATCTGTTTcacatttaagatattttaagtTACGTTTTGAAAAACGTCCAACGGAACCAGTACAATCATAAAGGAAGCCGGTGTAACTAGTGAATCGGATATTTATCTTGTATATAGAAAGCAGGTGTAACTAGTGAATAGGGTATTTATCTTGCATATAGAAAGCCGGTGTAACTAGTGAATAGGGTATTTATCTTGTATATAGAAAACCGGTGTAACTAGTGCATCGGGTATTTATCTTGTATATAGAAAGCCGGTGTAACTAGTGAATAGGGTATTTATCTTGTatattcaaagattttggttgagcatcactgaagagacattatttgtcgaaatgcgcatctggtgcatcaaaattggtaccgtatatgttttacattatgacccctgggtcgaggcctctgctggtggactgttagtccccgagggtctctacagcccagtagctaagtacttcgatactagcttgaaaatacggatgtatatttaattgctgttataaaatttaaaaattcatttccaaattaaggattatctccctcatgcatagctcttatccttggacgaatttggctccacttgtttgacacgctgtttttggctatatttaaatctaaaacttcatagttacttcggatttcaaacatttcggctgagcatcactgaagagacattatttgtcaaaatgcgcatctggtgcatcaaaattggtaccgtataagttttacatataggaAGCCGGTGTAAATAGTGAATGGGGTATTTATCTTGTATATAGGAAGCCGGTGTAACTAGTGAATTAGGTATGTATCTTCTATATAGAAAGCCGGTGTAACTAGTGAATAGGGTATTTATCTTGTATATAGGAAGCCGGTGTAAATAGTGAATCGGGTATTTATCTTgagaaaaatgtaataaaagaacaaatattgtACACTTACCTCTCTTGAAAACGGCTAAGAAATGTTTGGTGGAATTTCCATAGGTCTTGTACACTCGGGCACTGAAAGACAAGATCATTGTCTGTCAAAAGTCGATTAAGTTTCTCATCGAACATGACTGGTGTCCATTTATCTTGCTCAGCTTTCCACATGAGCATTTTCATTTTGGCAAGGAACTCCATGATATCTGAAACTTtgtaacaatacaaatagtAAAATCATGCTTTCCTAAATATACCAGTACACAGTAAATTAGCAATGATTTACAAATACCATTAAGTTGGAAATATTCAGTGTGCTCCATAATGTCCCCGTATGCATGTCTGTGCGCTGCCATAACAATTTTCTGGGTGACTTTGTCCACAACAGCCGTATCTGTTATCCAATTCATTAAAACTGTCTTCACGCGAGTGTTAATTTTCCAGTCATCTTCGGACATTGTATGCACTTGGTCCTTGAGAACATCTGGGTAAAGTTCAATTTATATCAAAGTTCTTATGCAGCCGTTTTTGTAACAATACACAAGATGCAACGCGAAAggacaaaaatcattgcatcaTTCGATATTTGTTTGCACTACGTATTTCATTAAACGCCCGAAATAACTAAGGAATTAAAATGaatgtaataaaatgtttatattaattattgttgttgttttgctgttttccgccacactcaacaatttttcatttgtctggtggcgcccattttttattggtggaagagagaacccagatacgatgtacctgggaagagaccaccgaccttccgaaagtaaactgggaaactcaCTGACGcgagcggaattcgaacccgcgTCAACCAGATGTGAGAGGCCGTGGGATTTttagcgcgatgctctaaccactcggcggAGGCCgtttataaaaatcaaaaacttccAATTTTCTATCAGTTGAGAAATAAACATGTGGAGGGTAGAAATGCTATGGTGTGTCAATTCATCGTACACTTATTTGCCAAAAATAATGTCTGGGcgagaaattaaaaaaaaaaacaccacgaAATTTATGCTTACATGTTTGTATTTCTAAGAATTGAACCAAAATAAGATTTTAATGTGTCTTTTGCAAAGAAATGTTGCAAATCAAATGTTGCAATATGTTTTGTCCCTCACTGTAGCATGAAATAAAGACATTTACAAAGTACATACAACATTTCTTTCATACGAATCATACATTTATCAGATTACAGCTGCCAAAACTTTAGAGAATGCATTTCGGTTTAGGTCCGGTCAGGTATTAATTCACTATAGCTATACTCACAGAAAACTATTTGGTTGATTTTTGTCGCTGCACACTGGAAATGAGCTTCAAAGAAC belongs to Ostrea edulis chromosome 7, xbOstEdul1.1, whole genome shotgun sequence and includes:
- the LOC125654501 gene encoding uncharacterized protein LOC125654501 isoform X3; its protein translation is MEFLKVLVVLIVVVHGSLSKPVSFEDELRVIVGKLERLSASLRQYVVDGSRLDNSLSGIVPLSGSTPEFPIPGTRLLGPWVLDNDELGPSSPTWLNKIFGKLLRPYFSSFPNGPYSSEMQLTPHNVVAMLNAWYDNADQMMTKEQTFFNVAREFFEAHFQCAATKINQIVFYVLKDQVHTMSEDDWKINTRVKTVLMNWITDTAVVDKVTQKIVMAAHRHAYGDIMEHTEYFQLNVSDIMEFLAKMKMLMWKAEQDKWTPVMFDEKLNRLLTDNDLVFQCPSVQDLWKFHQTFLSRFQERLSEIKPFAETEAWLKKVLPVYMTTNAIPTISAILQKYKDYIKSAMLHFEQVEEHVTSRNTADITSIMSQFLDNDLDNTEYYTTSAPVFAVYL
- the LOC125654501 gene encoding uncharacterized protein LOC125654501 isoform X2; this encodes MEFLKVLVVLIVVVHGSLSKPVSFEDELRVIVGKLERLSASLRQYVVDGSRLDNSLSGIVPLSGSTPEFPIPGTRLLGPWVLDNDELGPSSPTWLNKIFGKLLRPYFSSFPNGPYSSEMQLTPHNVVAMLNAWYDNADQMMTKEQTFFNVAREFFEAHFQCAATKINQIVFYVLKDQVHTMSEDDWKINTRVKTVLMNWITDTAVVDKVTQKIVMAAHRHAYGDIMEHTEYFQLNDIMEFLAKMKMLMWKAEQDKWTPVMFDEKLNRLLTDNDLVFQCPSVQDLWKFHQTFLSRFQERLSEIKPFAETEAWLKKVLPVYMTTNAIPTISAILQKYKDYIKSAMLHFEQVEEHVTSRNTADITTPHQLQYLQSIFEFLNTENTRDIAGMGYMRNENTGNGRSKGRCTEFDGRCR
- the LOC125654501 gene encoding uncharacterized protein LOC125654501 isoform X1; the encoded protein is MEFLKVLVVLIVVVHGSLSKPVSFEDELRVIVGKLERLSASLRQYVVDGSRLDNSLSGIVPLSGSTPEFPIPGTRLLGPWVLDNDELGPSSPTWLNKIFGKLLRPYFSSFPNGPYSSEMQLTPHNVVAMLNAWYDNADQMMTKEQTFFNVAREFFEAHFQCAATKINQIVFYVLKDQVHTMSEDDWKINTRVKTVLMNWITDTAVVDKVTQKIVMAAHRHAYGDIMEHTEYFQLNVSDIMEFLAKMKMLMWKAEQDKWTPVMFDEKLNRLLTDNDLVFQCPSVQDLWKFHQTFLSRFQERLSEIKPFAETEAWLKKVLPVYMTTNAIPTISAILQKYKDYIKSAMLHFEQVEEHVTSRNTADITTPHQLQYLQSIFEFLNTENTRDIAGMGYMRNENTGNGRSKGRCTEFDGRCR